The following are from one region of the Pygocentrus nattereri isolate fPygNat1 chromosome 20, fPygNat1.pri, whole genome shotgun sequence genome:
- the mrpl1 gene encoding 39S ribosomal protein L1, mitochondrial, with protein MAASCRSVLRVLSGCQRRLLITSTPSSLSASQNAARPHPIRSYAAAAKPAQKPRKEKGTTKDVKEEEEKKKKKQQKQKIDDTGRHKPYGLTAWAPVDDVYLVRFYPKPMYDAEVAVDMLKNFQKLDFTPEDQPVFIDLQLDMKLEKKKKVDPFVSTVHLPHPFKKDLNKVVVFTENPEQARLATENGATIVGGAELVEKILEDEITADFYVAVPEIIPKLVPLKNKLRKKFPKSKRGSVGVNILKMLELFKTGHEYMVERDCYIVTQVAVLNMPKEHILDNMRAIVQDVASHKPAEFGPLIERAITSSKTSEGLRIKFDTFLPQEVKEEA; from the exons ATGGCAGCGTCTTGCAGGAGCGTTTTGAGAG TGTTATCTGGATGCCAGAGACGGCTCCTCATCACCAGCACTCCCTCTTCTTTATCTGCTTCCCAGAATGCAGCTAGACCTCATCCTATCAGGAGCTACGCCGCAGCAGCCAA ACCAGCTCAGAAaccaagaaaagaaaagggcACAACAAAAGAtgtgaaagaggaggaggagaagaagaagaagaagcagcagaagcagaaaatcGATGATACAGGTCGACATAAACCCTACGGGCTCACAGCATGGGCTCCAGTAGACGATGTGTATTTGGTGAGGTTCTATCCTAAGCCAATGTACGATGCAGAGGTGGCTGTTGACATGCTGAAGAACTTTCAGAAGCTGGACTTCACCCCTGAAGATCAGCCGGTTTTCATTGACCTGCAACTGGACATGAAGCTTGAGAAAAAG AAAAAGGTAGACCCTTTTGTTAGCACTGTCCACTTACCTCATCCCTTTAAAAAGGATCTCAACAAGGTTGTAGTTTTCACAGAG AATCCAGAGCAAGCCAGACTTGCCACTGAGAATGGGGCGACTATAGTAGGAGGAGCTGAGCTTGTAGAGAAG ATTTTAGAAGATGAAATCACAGCAGATTTTTATGTGGCTGTTCCGGAAATTATCCCGAAGcttgtgcctctgaaaaacaaaCTGCGGAAGAAATTCCCCAAGAGCAAGAGAG gGTCAGTTGGTGTGAACATTCTGAAAATGCTGGAGCTGTTTAAGACGGGTCATGAGTACATGGTAGAGAGGGACTGCTACATCGTCACGCAAGTTGCAGTG CTGAATATGCCAAAGGAACACATCCTAGATAACATGCGGGCCATTGTTCAGGACGTTGCCTCCCACAAACCAGCAGAATTTG GCCCCCTAATCGAAAGGGCCATCACAAGCAGCAAGACGAGTGAGGGGCTGCGCATCAAATTTGACACATTTTTACCCCAGGAGGTGAAGGAGGAGGCttga